The genomic stretch AATTtacattaatttttattttacattttaaaggaaaaggcttttttatgcaaaattagagtaaaatttaataaaccAGTCGGGGGTAAGATTATTTTAGGTTTCACTTTGCTTCCATTTATTTTAGTGGTATCTTCCTTGGATCATGGTTATTCAACCTTGGGGATTATTCTAATGATCTATTAATACTTGGGTGTCTCACAGCAAGGCGAGGTTTACCTGTTTAAGGATCGAAATCAGCCATTATCACTCGAGccctaagaaaatagaaagaatatGCAAAGATTATAATATATCtttgatttaaaaaagaaaaagaaaaagggggagggggtcccaatgcacaaggcttgCATCATTACGGagtttggggagggtcataatgttgTAGTTTTATACCGCTTCATTTACCCTTACTTCACGTAGAGGGTGATTTCCCGACTCAAACCTGCAATCAATAGGATGCAATGAAGCAACTTCCTTCCTTAAaacttagattttatttttatttttttaaattgaaaagtTTTGTAGATTTAGCTACAAGAGGTAAGAGGTGAGTTCATCGATTTTCTAATATCAACTATAATCCATAAAAATTAATGCTTTtccattttctataatttcttTGCAATGAAGCCCTTTTTCCATCTATATGCTCACCTCTCCTCCCACATATTATCATtgctcttttcctcctttgttgGAACCAAATCTTTTCATCTAATGAGTCATGATTAGATATAGTGCCCTTATAAATCATGATGTACGAGACTAGAAGATGATATGGAAATTTGTCAATTTATTCTAAATAGATGAAACTCTCTTTGTGAGGATGTACAAATACTTTTCAAAACTACGACATGCATTCACATGAAGGACTTGCTAATGGATCTTTATCAAACCTAAAGGAACTCAAATTTATTAAATTCTTGATTGCATAATATAAGAGCCACAAAtaagtaaaataatatttacTTACATTATTTGGACACAAAGgtcattaaaaaaacaaaagaatctgATCacgaacaaaaaaagaaaaatgaaaaattatttcatttagaaaaaaatgaattttttttttatcttaaaaaaataaaaataaataaaaaaacttgaTCATGAACAATTACAAAGTTTCACTCCGCTTCCActgaaataaatataataatgaaaaatacaCATTTCATAGAGTGTTAAGGTCTtatattttttaccaaaaaaaaaaaaaaaaaaggtgttataTTGGCTGAAGTAACATATGATGATCGGTTTCATCCCTCTCCATTCTCTCAACTTCACAGACTTCGTGGAACAAGTAACTTGCAAATTAAAGGGGAAAATTTTGTCAACTTATCTTAAGTAGATAAAACTCTACTTGTGAGAATGTAAAAATACTTTTCAAAACTACGACAAGCATTCACATGAAGGACTtgctaacattttttttttttaccattcaactttcattaaaagcagtgaaaaacactaaatacccctgtgtgagtggtcCAAGGTGTACCtaatgggagtcgaacttagaatgTCCGAGTTTTacgactcgtaccaagttcattgctcaccaattgcgctacccccttgggttaagGACTTGCTAACTGATCATTATCAAACCTAAAGGAACACAAATTTATATAGGTCTTGATTGCATGACATAACAGCCACATAGAAGAAAATAATCTTTACTCTTACATTATTTTGATACAAaggtcataaaaaaaaattgatcatgAACAATTACAAAGTTTTGCTTCGCTTCCAccgaaataaaaataataatgaaaaatacgCATTTCATAGAGTGTGAAGGTCTTATATTACTAAATTAACATATGATGACCGGTTTCATCCCTCTCCATTCTCTCAACTTCATAGACTACATGGAAGAATGTAATCTGCAAagcaaagaggaaaaaattattCATATGTGGAAACTATTGGACGTTCGAGTTTTCTTTCAGTTGTTGGAGGAGGAATATTCTCACCTTTGCCTTCGATCTGTCTAATTGGATCAGAGAGACTAGAGATGGGTGTTTTTGACCTTTTACAGTAGAAAGTTGAAGCTTTATGATGATATAAGAGTCCAATCAGTAGGTCAAATCACCAATGGCTAGAGGAATCTTCCTTCCTAACGAGttaaggaaaactttgtccattaATGTTAGGGTTGCACATGAAGTTCAAAAAAGTTACAGGCTTGTTGACTAATTTTAGAGAATAACGTAGGGAGCACCCAAACACATACCCCTATTTTCGAGGACCATGACTATGTCTGGGCATTTCTATATCAAACCAACAGtgttcttttcccttatttttcttGAGGGCAATAAAGTGTTTATTATTCTTACTTCCACATTTAATCCCATAGGGAACACCAATACCACATGACTTGGTAGCATTGATGAACTTCTGCATACTAATATATTTTGCTGCATAAGGAGGAACAGTTCTACAGTAGTTAGAAGGTCTAGTGTCTTTATTACTTGGTAGTACACTCGTGATGGTTATCTTGCCACCTCACCTCTTTTACCATCAAATGGGCTGCATTGTTTTGCAAATACTTCATCTTTCACATGCCATTGCTAGAAATCAAGATTAAGACTGTCATTAAGATTGCCAAGGACACGACCAATCTTACAGcctgccatctctctctctctctctatctagaATGTAATGGCGTTTTAATCCTCTCCAACCACTAGGTTGTCCAATGGGACATCTAGTGGTTGGGGTTCGACGCCTATGTATTCGGATTCAGGTCCTCCCAATCATTGGATGCCTCACTGGACAATTTAATGGCTTGAGAGCATCTAGATTCCATGTAATGACATCaactatgtaattttttttttctctccctctcggcATCGTAGAGTTGTTAGGTAAAGACTGAAGACTAGAGAGTGACCACTCAccgagaaaaaaagaagataaaagttTCTGGGTTGAGGAACacccaaggatttaggggatggtatcggtatcggtctctGTCGATACCGATCTGGATCAGTGAATATcggtctattttacccttgaaatgatCCGGATAACCAATCTGAATCGGTATCGAATTGGGGATCGGTCTCAACGGATATCAATCCTATACGACCGATATAGCCGATCctagaccgatacttgaaaccatgggaACGCCACCTCCTAGTGTACCTCATGCCCACACACATGCAGCATGGATTTGTTTTCACAACCTAGTTCCACTTCTCCATGTGTGTGTGGATGTAGGTTACACTAAgaggtagtgttctttttcccaaCTTTTTTAAAGGAGGAGACACAGACCAATATCAGATCGCTTGATATGTATCGATATTGTTAGTTATAATCGATATTTTTAGTTATAATCCCAATACCGTAATAATATCGGTGCAACCATACAGACCAAGGGTAAAACAGTCAgaaaatttgatttaaaaaaaaaaaaaacaagggaaattttttttgatacGGGCCAGTATATAACAATACGTATCTTTATCGTATCAGTTTTGAAGATCATCGATATCTGATTCAATATTGTTCATTAAAAGCATCTGACCAAGTGAGATGTTATGATGGTTGATTCCTTTCCCATGTTGTCTTTTGTCTCGTCATGGTGGTTCAAAATAAATACCATCCTGTGGGCCACGTCCAGGCTTCCAGATCCCATCCATACATCTACAATTCATATTAATACGAGAGTAGGTCCACTGCATGAGCTGAGTAGAAACGCCTGAGTCTTTTTTCTGTTTAGGACTGATGGGCCAGATTCTAACCGGGTAATGACCTTTGTACGAGCCGTATTCCCTATATAATCTAGCACACAAAAACTAACCAAGGGCGTCAGATTGGCCCGACGCACCACACTTGGTCTTTGAGGTATCTCAGAATGGACTCCATCCAGCTCTGCAATTCCTCCTTGGCTTTTGTATAACACAACTCTTCCTTTTGGTACATCAGTTTGTCCAACACTTCATTGTAAACCATTGCGCCTAGCTCCCCAATCTGTCGTGGCTAGCTTTAAAAGAGAATTGGCTAAAGTGTTCTTCGTCCTTGGGACTTGTATTATCTTCAAATCTCAAAGTGTTTGACAAGGTTCTTGACTTCCTTGAGGTAGTTAaccattctttcttcctttgcaTCGTAGTGACCATTGATTTGATTTACCACTAGTTGAGAGTCATTATGGGTCACCTGCTCCTGTGCCAACACTGACTTAGCTAGCATCAAATATGCTATCAGTGCTTCAAATTCTGCCTCGTTGTTAGTTGTTGCAAATGTGAACCTGAGGGTGAACTAGATCTTAAAGCCTTCGGGGCTTGTCAGAATGAGCCCTACCCCCGCTACTTGGGGAGCTCCTTGAATTGTCTACAAGTAGCGTCCATCTTCTACTCGGCTAAGACTTCTTTGGCTCGGCCAGGGTGCATTCTACCAGAAAGTCTGTCAAAGCTTGCCCATTAATGGTTGTTTTGGGTTGGAATTCAATGTCATGCTCTCCTAGTTCTATCTACCAACTGAGTAAGCGGCCTTAGACGCTTAAGCTATGAAGGACCGCCACAGTGTGTGCATGGAAGTAAGGCCTTAATTTTCGGGCAGCCATAATTAACGAGAGTGCTAGCCTCTCGATTTTTGGGGAATCTTCTTTCTGCATCCAATAAGTTGATATAATAGATTGGCCTATGTCACTTTTCATATTCCTTCATAAGTGCGGCGTTGATCGCCAGTGAGGACATCGCTAGGTAAGACAGAGCTCTTCACTGGCTCGGGTAGGGCTAGTAGGCGGCGTGACCAAGTATGTCTTCAAGCTCTCGAACATTTTCTGGCACTCTTCTATCCCATGGAATTATTTTCAACTCCACAAGTTCTTTAAGGTTTTGAAATACAGATGGCATTTGTCTCCTGCATGAGATACAAAGCAATTGAGAGTTGCCACTCTCCCTGTCAGCTTTTGCAGTTCCTTGATGCTTCTTGGAGGCCTCATTTCCTGGATTGCTTGGATCTTTGAAGGGTTTGTTTCTTTGCCTCTCTCGGATACCATAAAGCCCAAGAATTTTCTCGACGTCACGTCAAACGTACATTTGGTAGGTTTAacttcatatgattctttcacAATACCATAAAATGCTTCCCTTAAGTCAATGACATGGTCCCTACTTTTTTCGCTCTTAACCAACATTCATGGACGTATACTCCATGTTGCATCCAATTTGGTCTCTGAAGATAAGGTTTACCATCCAATGATATGTGGCTCCTGCACTGATATGTGGCTCTtgcgttcttcagtccaaaaggcataactTTGTAACGGAAGTTGCCATGCTTGATCAggaacactattttttttttcatcttcatctCTCATCATTATTTGATTGAATCTGATAATGCGTCCATAAAGGTAAGCATCTTGTGACCAGCTGTGGAGTTTATGAGAAGATCGTGGGTAGGGGATAGCAATACTTTCGTCAGGCTTTATTTAAGTCCGTGTAATCAATACATATTCGCTACTTGCCATTAGCTTTTGGGATCATCACCATGTTCGCCAACCAAGTGGGGAATTTTATTTCCTGGACAAACCCTCAAGCAAGTAGCTTATCCATTTCCTTGTCGATTACTGTCCACCTCTCCAACATAAAGTTCCGACGCCTTTGTTGGATTGGCCTGCGGCCTGGTTCAACATTCAAGCTATGCCCAACCAAGCTTTTTGGGATTCCTGGCATGTCTGATGTTGTCTAAGAAAAGATGTCTGAATACTTTTGGAGGAAGATAGGTATTTTGTCTCTCTGTTCTTTACTCAATAGGCCACCAATTTGTATAGTTCAGCTCAGCTTGTCAGGGTCTAATAGCCTTGTAACCAAGTCTTcaattggttccaccctttgcaCCTTAGTCTCTTTTCAATGGTTTGTTACCTTCGACAGACAAGCTATACCCAAACAGGAATTCTTGGTTGCCTTCACAAAATTGGTGTAGCAGTCATGCGACTACTTTTGACTAGATCTATATTCACCTATTCCGCTCTCTGTCAGGAATTGGACCTTCATATGCATTGTGGAGGCAATTGCTTCCATGTTATTCAAGCCTGACAAGCCTAGGATCACATTATATGCCGATGTGATTCTTACCGCCATGAAGGTGACCATGATTGTGGATGACTTTGGGTTTTCTCCAATGGTTACTGGCAGCTCTATAGTTCCTTCTATCTCAGATGACGCCTTGAAAACCCGTACAAGGGCTCTCCTAATGGCTTAAATCTATCGTCTTCGAGCTAGAGTTTCTTGTAAGCATTGTATGACAAGTGGTCGACAGAGGCCCCCGTGTCCACCGCTATCTGGTGGAATGGGCGATTTGTATTAGCCAGTTGGTCTACCATCATGTCGTTGTGCAACCAATTTAGGCCTTCAAGGTCGGCGTTGGAAAGTGAGATTTTTGAGTCAGGTCAGGATACCTTTACTAGCTACTCAGTTGTGCAAACGAATCAGGCATGTTCCTTGGCTTTTCTAATTGATTTTGCACCCAGACCTCCCAAGATTGTGAGGATGGTCAGTCCGATAAGCCAATTATAACTAGTGCTGAGGTGCACATTTCTGGAGTCTCTAGTTCTAGGATTGACCTGCTTTTGGGTTTTCCTGGACTCATCCCGGGTCAGATGACCTTCTCCAAACTTCTACTTGAGGTATTGGTTGAGATATCCCACCTTTATCAGTTCATCGATTTCCCTTTTCAGTGTTTTACAAATTCTTGTGTCATGCCTATGATCTCTATGATCGGCAGTACTTGTTGGGGTTCCTTTCCTCTAGCATGGCAATCATCGGTCTTAACCCTAGCTGAAGAATTTTTTATCTTGGATCTCTAGAAGCAGGTTTGTTGAAGACCTATCTAACTCGTACTGGTCCGAGTTGTCAGGTATCTTAGCGGGACAGTATGACatagttttcttttattctcaatCGTCTTCCTTCGATCATTGTGGCCTTTTCTTATCCTTCTCAACTTGTTCTAGTTTGTCTATGATCCCCTTTGCAACCAGGACATTGTCCATATTGGCATACTGGTTACACCACTGAAGTAGTTCCGTCATGGCCTTTGGCAAGTCGAGGGGCATGGACTGGATCAATTTGAGGTGTGTAATAGCATTAAATGAGGAATTGTATGCAACTCCATCTAGAAGATTCTTCACCTCTAGTGTGCCCTTGGTGGATCTTGTAATGAGCTCCCGGATTGGCCCGCCCGCCCGTcctttgcctcatgttcatAATGTTGGCGGGTGTCTTCCATTGCCTTATGCTTACCTGAAATCTCATAAAAAAAGATTTAGTGAGCTCATCGTAGTTTTCGACTGACCTTGGCCTCATGGAAGGCATCCACAGAGTAGCCACATCTTTCAAGGAAGCAGCAAATGCCCGACAGAGAATTTGCAACTAACTTTCCATACACGGTCATCATAGAGCTTTAGTACCGTAAGTGGTCAGATGGATTAGTAGTCATGAGAAGGTAGGCATATGAAAGCTCCGTGGAAGAATCGCATTCATTAACTCATCTGACAAGGCATTATGTGCTGGAGCTACTTCTAGATGCGATGTCGGCTTTTTTAGGCCATCCACTTTCTCATTCAGTCGTTGGAGGCGTAGTTTCAGGTTCTGTCACGCTGCTTTAGCTTAGTTGGGGGCCTCGGGTCGGCTTCTTGACCCCTATAGTTGTTTCATACCGGACTCCGAGTGTACGATCGGTGCTCTCTTCCTTGGATCTTGGTTATTTAACCCCGGTGGGTGCACTCTAATGACCTATTAGTATTTGTGTATCTCACAGGAGGGAAAATTCACTTGTGGTAATGCCAAAAACTTTATTGCTTTTGTATAACTTTCTGGTACACTGCATAGATTCATAGAAGATCAGTTGCTATAGTGTGTATGGTTCTGCTAGATACCTGGTGTTCTCTTCTCCATTCGCATGTTTCAGTTTCATTCGTCTTGTATTTCTGATGATTCAATTGATGATTGAATGAGTGATTTGCTGTCTTTAGTACATGACGTTAACTCTCACTTATATGTGACCTTAAGTTATTTCTAATGAATATAGGCTCATCAGTGACAAGAAGTTTCTCCTATTTACAGCTACCCCTTTTAGTACCCCATTTTGTCAACTTTATTTTGAGATTTTCCCTTATCTTTTAATTGGGATTCGCATGAAGGGTAAGATTGATTTCAGATATCAACTCAAGAATGCTGTATCTCTTAGGAATTGATTTCAGATATCAGCTCAAGAATGCCGTATCTCATAGGAACAGCATTCCTGAGCTGATATCAAGAATGCAGTGTGTTCTGAAATAGACAAAGGAGAAGGAGGTGGAGGGGGTGAGGGAGCTGGAGATTTTGATGGAGAATCCTCCAGGGAAGAAGCAGGGAGAGGACTGATTAAGGGATGGAGACTTCGGAGCAGAGCtacaaggaggaggaggagggtaATCCTCCAAGGAGAGAGGAACCATGGCCTACCTCACAAGACCATGAAGAGACTGAAACCCACCTTTCTCCTTGTGATGCAACAGCGTTACAGTTCAAACCTtgatatccaaaaaaaaaaaagtgtttgtaAGCTCACAAAAATGATCTCTCATCCACCTCTCAACCTATTGAATGCATTACAGAATTGAGGTAGTTACCACAACGGCGGTGGCTGGAGAAATTATGGTTTTATTGGAAGATGTTTTAGAGTTGGGTTGGGTATATTTATGGTTGAAGAGAATAAaaaggtaaaatggtctttCAGTCTAGGATGCTTTGGGCAACGTACTCGGTGCACGAGGTTCCAGCATGTGTGAGATGTAGGATGCTTTGGTATAAGGTTAATAATTTCCCTcttcattcatccaaaaaaaaaatcaattttccatTGTTCCTTCTACTTTCTCCCTTCTGTTGAGGAGGGGGATTTTCTAAAACAATAGAGACTGAAAAGAAAGCTAGATTTGGTATCCATTTCTCAATTCTATTAACAAGTCCACCCGCTCTACaagtgaaaaaatgaaaaaattgcaGGTGGACAGACTAACtggacaaaaaaatgaaaatctcaagACATCCTTCAGATCATCAATTTGATCACAGTGGTACACATGCTGAGCACCAaatcacttcttctcttcctctattttGAGCACCTCATCTTCTTTCTCGTTGAGtctcttctccaattcttctaTCTTACCATTTGTGTCCACAAGCAAGTTCTTTACAATCCAAAGTGCATCTTAGACTACAACAATACGGCTCTGGAAGGAATTGTCATTTTCCTGGAACTCCTGCAACACTACTTCAAGTCCGGAGAATGAATTTTTTGTCTTCTCATTCGacaatttggaattttgttccTTGAGTTCTTTACATTCTTGTTggaacttttcttcttttctgtagACTTCTTTCTTCTCAGCAAGTAATTGTTCTGTGACATGAAGCTTATTGTTTGAGATCCGCAGTTTAGCTTCAGTCATGTTTATCTCATCCTGTAATATTATAATCACTTCGTttgtaatttctatttcttccttcatcttcttAGACAGCTCAATACATGAATCAAATATCTCATCTTTCAGGCCAAGTTTTGTCAGGTAGGTTTCCTGAGACTGATCCTGAAGTTGTTTCTGCTCTTTAATTGACTTTTTCAGTGCTTTCTACAGACTAGCAATCTTGCTAGCTAGCTCATTGTTATTTTTATCGCCGGACTCTTTCTTCCTTCAGCTTCTTGTTTTTCTCCTGCAATCTGCAATTTCAATTTGCTTTGGATATCCTCTTCTCTTTTGATACTCTTTCcagttctaaaatttt from Macadamia integrifolia cultivar HAES 741 chromosome 14, SCU_Mint_v3, whole genome shotgun sequence encodes the following:
- the LOC122061665 gene encoding tropomyosin-like, which codes for MEYYKQYESLNEHHDDHTAELKEKLHYQEGTSSSQYSDSDPSKEKASGSIKQQVEAANDKGKEIYEDLQVRDDQLKDENSTLQDEKEQRIIQGLQLELASLKTQKKELEEHFEEKNLKLQLVQTELRDKILELERKALKKSIKEQKQLQDQSQETYLTKLGLKDEIFDSCIELSKKMKEEIEITNEVIIILQDEINMTEAKLRISNNKLHVTEQLLAEKKEVYRKEEKFQQECKELKEQNSKLSNEKTKNSFSGLEVVLQEFQENDNSFQSRIVVV